From Cricetulus griseus strain 17A/GY chromosome 1 unlocalized genomic scaffold, alternate assembly CriGri-PICRH-1.0 chr1_0, whole genome shotgun sequence, a single genomic window includes:
- the Fcgr1a gene encoding high affinity immunoglobulin gamma Fc receptor I — MWLLTTLLLWVPVGGQVANITKAVITLQPPWVSIFLKENVTLWCEGLHLPGDSSTQWFINNTLLQVSTPSYSISEATLKDSGEYRCQTGLSMPSDTVQLEIHRDWLLLQASHRVLTEGEPLALRCHGWQSKLVYNVIFYRDGKHFYSSQDSEVIILQANPSHTGIYHCSGTGRHYRRYTSAGMSVTVKELFAAPVLTASLSSPFPEGSPVTLSCETKLLPQSPGWQLYFSFYVGSETLEDRNTSSEYYIPSAKREDSGLYWCEVATEDGSILKRSPELELRILGPQSSGPVWFHILFYLSMGLIFLVDTVLCVKIHKKLQRKKNYNLEVLLVSDQGKKETSS, encoded by the exons ATGTGGCTCCTCACAACCCTGCTCCTTTGGG TTCCAGTTGGTGGACAAGTGG CAAATATCACAAAGGCTGTGATCACCTTGCAGCCTCCATGGGTCAGtatttttctgaaggaaaatgtcaCTTTATGGTGTGAGGGGCTTCACCTGCCTGGAGACAGTTCCACCCAGTGGTTTATAAACAACACACTGCTTCAGGTCTCCACACCTAGTTACAGTATCTCTGAGGCCACGCTCAAGGACAGTGGTGAATACAGGTGCCAGACTGGTCTCTCAATGCCAAGTGACACTGTACAGTTGGAAATCCACAGAG ATTGGCTGCTACTCCAGGCCTCTCACAGGGTCCTCACAGAAGGAGAACCTCTGGCTTTGCGGTGTCACGGATGGCAGAGTAAGCTGGTGTACAACGTGATTTTCTATCGCGATGGAAAACACTTTTACTCTTCTCAGGACTCTGAGGTCATCATTCTGCAAGCCAACCCGAGTCACACTGGCATCTACCACTGCTCAGGCACAGGGAGACATTACCGCCGCTATACATCTGCAGGAATGTCTGTCACCGTGAAAG AGCTATTTGCGGCTCCAGTGCTGACAGCGTCCTTGTCATCTCCCTTCCCGGAGGGAAGTCCGGTCACCCTGAGCTGTGAGACAAAATTGCTCCCACAGAGTCCTGGCTGGCAGCTTTACTTCTCCTTCTATGTGGGCAGCGAGACCCTGGAGGATAGGAACACATCCTCCGAGTACTACATCCCAAGTGCTAAAAGAGAAGATTCTGGACTATACTGGTGTGAGGTAGCCACGGAGGATGGCAGCATCCTTAAACGCAGCCCTGAGTTGGAGCTTAGAATACTTG GTCCCCAGTCATCAGGCCCTGTCTGGTTTCACATCCTTTTCTATCTGTCAATGGGACTAATATTTTTGGTGGACACAGTTCTCTGTGTGAAAATACATAAGAagttgcaaagaaagaaaaactacaatTTAGAAGTCCTTCTGGTTTCTGATCAGGGGAAGAAAGAAACTTCCTCTTAG